A single genomic interval of Bacillus smithii harbors:
- the purE gene encoding 5-(carboxyamino)imidazole ribonucleotide mutase, whose amino-acid sequence MPAEVGVIMGSASDWETMKNACEVLDELEIEYEKKVVSAHRTPDLMFDYAESARDRGIKVIIAGAGGAAHLPGMVAAKTTLPVIGVPVQSKALNGLDSLLSIVQMPGGIPVATVAIGRAGATNAGLLAAQILSIENPDIARKLENRRIELKEKVLESSDQLD is encoded by the coding sequence ATGCCGGCGGAAGTAGGAGTGATTATGGGAAGCGCATCGGATTGGGAAACGATGAAAAACGCCTGTGAAGTATTGGATGAATTAGAAATTGAATATGAGAAAAAAGTCGTTTCGGCACATCGCACTCCTGATTTGATGTTTGATTATGCCGAAAGTGCCAGAGATCGAGGGATCAAAGTGATTATCGCAGGAGCGGGTGGAGCCGCGCATTTGCCGGGGATGGTAGCGGCTAAAACGACTCTTCCCGTGATCGGAGTTCCGGTTCAATCCAAAGCATTAAATGGTTTAGATTCCCTGTTATCGATCGTACAAATGCCCGGCGGCATCCCGGTGGCTACAGTAGCGATTGGGCGTGCCGGCGCCACGAACGCCGGTTTGCTGGCAGCGCAAATATTATCGATTGAGAATCCCGACATTGCCCGCAAATTGGAAAACCGACGAATTGAGCTGAAAGAAAAAGTACTAGAAAGCAGTGATCAACTTGACTAA
- a CDS encoding NETI motif-containing protein has product MSKKKIFEMKENETIDQLLARMSEEGYKPVRRTEEPIFQEKNINGKIEYVPVGRIIKFEGKKEG; this is encoded by the coding sequence ATGAGTAAAAAGAAGATATTTGAGATGAAAGAAAATGAAACCATTGATCAACTACTGGCCCGGATGTCCGAAGAAGGATATAAACCCGTTAGAAGAACGGAAGAACCCATCTTTCAAGAAAAGAACATAAACGGAAAAATAGAATATGTTCCTGTTGGGCGAATCATAAAGTTTGAAGGGAAAAAAGAAGGTTAA
- the purK gene encoding 5-(carboxyamino)imidazole ribonucleotide synthase, with product MTNPVIMPGKTIGIIGGGQLGRMMALAAKEKGFRIAVLDPAEDSPCGQVADVEITAAYDDQNALARLAQISDVITYEFENIDYESLRWLEQRAYLPQGAELIRITQDRILEKDAITKAGVPVAPYEVIYEENELYDKIKKLGYPAVLKTSRGGYDGKGQYVIRRESEIEKAAELLQSGPCVLEKWIPFTTEISVIVFRNPDREVSFLPVGENIHVENILHQTIVPARVDGDVKQKAVKLALKIADYLELIGTLAVEMFVCSNGEIYINELAPRPHNSGHYSIEACEASQFEQHIRAICNWPFQKTELLKPAVMVNVLGKHLEGALNEFHRHPDWSFHLYGKKEAKEKRKMGHITVLTDDLEKTLQEIDDSRIWSAKEEKIGGSIR from the coding sequence TTGACTAATCCAGTCATTATGCCAGGAAAAACGATTGGAATTATTGGCGGCGGCCAGCTAGGCAGAATGATGGCACTGGCAGCAAAAGAAAAAGGGTTTCGAATCGCTGTATTAGATCCTGCGGAAGATTCTCCGTGCGGTCAAGTGGCTGATGTGGAAATTACGGCGGCCTACGATGACCAAAACGCTTTGGCGCGGCTTGCTCAAATAAGCGATGTGATCACGTACGAATTTGAAAACATCGATTATGAGTCATTGCGGTGGCTCGAGCAAAGAGCCTATCTTCCGCAAGGAGCCGAATTGATTCGCATTACTCAGGATCGGATTTTAGAGAAAGATGCGATCACAAAAGCGGGTGTGCCGGTGGCCCCTTATGAAGTGATTTACGAAGAAAACGAACTATATGATAAGATAAAAAAGCTTGGTTATCCTGCTGTTTTAAAAACCTCAAGAGGCGGTTATGACGGAAAAGGCCAGTATGTGATTCGCCGCGAAAGCGAGATCGAAAAGGCAGCCGAATTGCTGCAATCAGGTCCGTGTGTATTGGAAAAATGGATTCCATTTACGACGGAAATTTCAGTGATTGTATTTCGCAATCCGGATCGCGAAGTCAGCTTTTTGCCCGTTGGCGAAAATATTCATGTCGAGAATATTTTGCATCAAACCATTGTTCCGGCAAGAGTGGACGGGGATGTCAAACAAAAAGCGGTGAAATTGGCGCTCAAGATCGCCGACTATTTGGAACTGATCGGAACGCTGGCGGTGGAGATGTTCGTGTGCTCAAACGGTGAGATTTATATAAACGAACTGGCCCCCAGACCGCACAATTCCGGCCATTATTCGATCGAAGCTTGCGAGGCGTCTCAATTTGAACAGCATATACGAGCGATTTGCAATTGGCCTTTCCAGAAAACGGAGTTGTTAAAACCGGCTGTTATGGTCAATGTTCTAGGCAAGCATTTAGAGGGGGCGTTAAACGAATTCCATCGCCACCCGGACTGGTCGTTTCATTTATACGGAAAAAAAGAAGCGAAAGAGAAAAGAAAAATGGGGCATATCACCGTCTTGACCGACGATCTTGAGAAAACATTGCAAGAAATAGACGATAGCAGGATTTGGAGCGCAAAAGAAGAAAAGATCGGAGGCAGTATAAGATGA